A single genomic interval of Daucus carota subsp. sativus chromosome 1, DH1 v3.0, whole genome shotgun sequence harbors:
- the LOC108204466 gene encoding RING-H2 finger protein ATL54-like, producing MANFYTRILDEEAPPYPKCVDDDCSPKDEDGSKSNLPFSPILLILMCFLVAVFFLICYFIILKRYRVRLNSLRRTFSRNIDQTDENIMNEDHGPELIHPIWLINTVGLTQMVIDSIAIIKYKKGEGLVEETDCSICLSEFGDNESLRLLPKCSHAFHISCIDTWLRSHKNCPLCRAPIVVEASNVGLSTVETTNTDGLGTGEDNLAENLDSNGEGGDGAGDNSAEELSNASNEEVSENKDKALVDQSLRNCGFEVLSAIGEGGSQEVRRSVSLDSYSASMIQIAVANIDPVKVVRHNKNRSLSRIYGVMKSSSFRHFSEKGHVSMKRTLSSTSRKWPKSGSSKSHDSILPL from the coding sequence ATGGCTAATTTTTACACAAGAATATTGGATGAAGAAGCACCACCATACCCGAAATGTGTTGATGATGATTGTTCTCCAAAAGATGAAGATGGTTCAAAATCAAATCTACCCTTTTCGCCTATATTGCttattttgatgtgttttcttGTTGCTGTGTTTTTCTTGATATGTTATTTCATAATTCTCAAGAGATATAGGGTTCGTTTGAATAGTCTTAGGAGGACTTTTTCGAGAAATATTGATCAGACTGATGAGAATATTATGAATGAAGATCATGGCCCCGAGTTGATTCATCCGATATGGTTGATTAACACTGTTGGTTTGACCCAGATGGTTATTGATTCTATTGCGATTATTAAGTATAAGAAGGGTGAAGGGTTGGTTGAGGAGACTGATTGTTCGATTTGTTTGAGTGAATTTGGAGATAATGAGAGTTTGAGGCTTTTGCCTAAGTGTAGTCATGCTTTTCATATTTCTTGTATTGATACTTGGTTAAGGTCACATAAGAATTGTCCTCTGTGTCGTGCTCCGATCGTTGTTGAGGCGAGTAATGTTGGGTTGAGTACTGTGGAGACCACGAATACGGATGGATTGGGTACAGGTGAAGATAATTTGGCGGAGAATTTAGATAGTAATGGTGAGGGCGGGGATGGAGCTGGAGATAATAGTGCGGAGGAGCTAAGCAATGCTAGTAATGAAGAAGTTAGTGAAAATAAAGACAAGGCTTTGGTGGATCAAAGTTTAAGGAATTGTGGTTTTGAGGTTTTAAGTGCTATTGGGGAAGGAGGATCACAAGAAGTGAGGAGGTCAGTGTCATTGGATTCATATTCTGCTTCAATGATTCAGATTGCAGTTGCGAATATTGATCCAGTGAAGGTTGTGAGACATAATAAAAATAGATCATTGTCAAGGATATATGGAGTGATGAAAAGTTCTTCATTTAGACATTTTTCAGAAAAAGGGCATGTTTCGATGAAGAGAACACTCTCATCTACTAGTAGGAAGTGGCCAAAATCCGGTTCCAGTAAAAGCCATGACTCCATTTTGCCATTGTAA
- the LOC108197542 gene encoding uncharacterized protein LOC108197542 isoform X2 yields MSTTRVLVPLNSKSFSSSAAPRPRFRPVFRDRTGSPANSSASLSFRQNFGCGCGCISSSIKINPVTVQKKIYSSMQPGTPIPSGNPSGTNWKGWVVGILLSMVLPFYRTKLTSFLALKKEVETVVDTAELVLDVVEKVVAEVVEIADVLEENLPQGAKLKNTIERVESVAREIGKDADLLEDLLQKVEKAEKEVGNMIEPVIDQINKEAGSQTIALKDLGEAPKSKL; encoded by the exons ATGTCTACCACGAGAGTACTGGTGCCACTAAACTCAAAAAGCTTCTCTAGTTCTGCAGCTCCTCGGCCAAGATTTCGACCTGTTTTTCGTGATCGAACTGGAAGTCCAGCAAATTCATCAGCATCATTGAGTTTTAGGCAAAACTtcggttgtggttgtggttgtatATCGTCTTCCATCAAGATCAATCCAGTAACAGTTCAGAAGAAAATTTATAG TAGTATGCAGCCTGGAACACCTATTCCTTCCGGAAATCCTTCGGGCACTAACTG GAAAGGATGGGTGGTGGGGATATTACTATCCATGGTTCTACCATTTTACAGGACCAAGCTCACTTCTTTCTTGGCACTGAAAA AGGAGGTGGAAACAGTTGTGGACACTGCTGAATTAGTACTCGATGTGGTCGAAAAGGTGGTGGCGGAAGTGGTGGAAATTGCTGATGTTTTGGAGGAAAATCTGCCCCAAGGGGCAAAGTTGAAGAATACAATCGAAAGAGTTGAAAGTGTAGCTAGAGAAATTGGGAAAGATGCTGATCTACTGGAAGACCTGCTGCAGAAG GTAGAGAAGGCGGAGAAAGAAGTTGGAAATATGATAGAACCGGTCATTGATCAGATTAATAAAGAAGCTGGCAGTCAAACTATTGCCTTGAAGGATTTGGGAGAAGCCCCTAAATCAAAACTGTAA
- the LOC108198680 gene encoding pathogenesis-related protein 1B encodes MYFPKIPLGLLIFLTLATIYHHSNAQNSPTDFLNSHNTTRANVFSNGAMTWSTTLANYALNYANARAGACNLVPSGGSYGENIATGASPSFTGVAAVNLWVSQNAYYNYAANTCASGHVCTSYTQVVWANSVQLGCARVLCTNNVNYIVVCSYSVKGNVAGEWPY; translated from the coding sequence ATGTACTTCCCTAAAATTCCCCTAGGCCTTCTGATTTTCCTAACACTAGCCACCATTTATCATCACTCTAATGCCCAAAACTCACCCACAGATTTCCTCAATTCACACAACACAACTCGTGCAAATGTCTTTTCCAATGGAGCCATGACATGGAGCACCACCTTGGCCAACTATGCATTGAACTATGCTAATGCCAGAGCCGGGGCCTGCAATCTCGTGCCCTCCGGTGGCTCGTACGGGGAGAACATAGCTACTGGTGCATCTCCTTCATTTACTGGTGTTGCGGCGGTCAACTTGTGGGTGAGTCAGAACGCTTACTATAATTATGCAGCAAACACTTGTGCCTCGGGTCATGTTTGTACTTCTTACACTCAGGTGGTCTGGGCCAACTCTGTGCAACTCGGGTGCGCCAGGGTTTTGTGTACTAATAACGTCAACTATATTGTTGTTTGTAGCTATTCTGTTAAAGGCAATGTTGCCGGGGAATGGCCTTACTAG
- the LOC108199510 gene encoding uncharacterized protein LOC108199510 translates to MFKICTIALRSCISNSRSLSSSTFSKGLQPFAPNHHLSSISRPALKSRHNIHRNLSSYNSSQQGSSSPSGSPLSSWKRWIAGVAVSAITLPQLNSFLEWKNEVEIIVEDAEIIAEVVEKVAEEVAEVADLLDNQLPEGGKLRNAVDVIEDVAKEIVKDTNIAEDILNKVEDFGKEVDSLIAPANDQVNLNVPQEATDVKGAT, encoded by the exons ATGTTTAAAATTTGTACAATAGCATTGAGATCTTGCATCTCAAACAGCAGGAGTTTAAGTTCCTCAACATTCAGCAAAGGCCTACAGCCCTTTGCTCCTAATCACCATTTGTCGAGCATCAGCAGACCAGCATTGAAATCTCGTCATAATATTCACAG GAATTTATCATCATATAATAGTTCTCAACAAGGATCTTCAAGTCCATCCGGAAGCCCTTTAAGTTCCTG GAAACGTTGGATTGCAGGAGTGGCCGTTTCCGCGATCACATTACCCCAACTAAATTCATTTCTTGAATGGAAAA ATGAGGTGGAAATCATAGTAGAAGATGCAGAAATAATAGCCGAGGTTGTTGAAAAGGTGGCTGAAGAAGTTGCAGAGGTTGCAGATCTTCTAGACAATCAGCTTCCTGAGGGTGGAAAGCTAAGGAATGCAGTGGATGTTATAGAAGATGTAGCAAAGGAGATTGTCAAAGATACCAATATTGCTGAAGACATACTTAACAAG GTGGAAGATTTTGGGAAAGAAGTTGACTCACTAATTGCACCAGCAAACGATCAGGTAAACCTTAATGTCCCCCAAGAAGCAACTGATGTCAAAGGTGCCACTTAA
- the LOC108208198 gene encoding uncharacterized protein LOC108208198 produces the protein MSTLLQFQYHLTTSSPNSRPCSLLPPKNQHLFVANQRLHSLHVDLKIYAKRIIIVRAKDDSDDESDDDSDDESKDEAPVPPKRPPFEWKKWAVGVLFFFILPSYRLRMGPFAILKDKVDEMFETAETAAAVVEDLAELVDRLAEEAEKKLPDGTKLDDLARSIENLAERVDEKAEQAQELIKEVQNMAEDLEDIMETKIIEATRREESHHKDRGRRIHRPEDENLKDGAETIESLTEQAEKRAEETQELVQQVDKLGSEIRDMDSRNPAATSGSQKTGHENRSGKRLTKV, from the exons ATGTCTACTCTTTTACAATTTCAGTACCACCTTACTACTTCATCTCCAAATTCCAGACCCTGCAGCCTGCTTCCCCCTAAAAACCAGCACCTATTTGTCGCGAACCAGAGATTGCATTCGTTACACGTCGACTTAAAGATTTATGCAAAACGTATAATTATTGT ACGGGCAAAGGATGACTCCGATGATGAGTCTGACGATGACTCTGATGATGAGTCTAAGGATGAAGCTCCAGTTCCCCCCAAGCGTCCTCCTTTCGAATG GAAGAAATGGGCTGTAGGGGTAttgttttttttcattttaccATCATACAGGCTCAGAATGGGACCATTTGCTATCCTCAAGG ACAAAGTGGATGAGATGTTCGAAACAGCAGAAACAGCAGCAGCAGTGGTGGAGGATCTAGCTGAGCTCGTGGATAGGCTCGCTGAGGAAGCAGAGAAAAAGCTGCCTGACGGAACAAAGCTCGATGATCTTGCTAGATCAATTGAAAATCTAGCCGAACGAGTCGATGAGAAAGCTGAGCAAGCCCAAGAACTTATCAAAGAG GTACAAAATATGGCAGAAGATTTAGAGGATATAATGGAAACTAAAATAATTGAAGCCACGAGACGAGAGGAAAGCCACCATAAGGATCGAGGCAGAAGAATCCACAG GCCCGAGGATGAAAACCTGAAAGATGGTGCTGAAACAATCGAAAGCCTGACCGAACAAGCAGAAAAGAGAGCTGAAGAAACCCAAGAACTCGTGCAGCAG GTAGACAAACTCGGGAGCGAAATAAGAGATATGGACTCCAGAAATCCTGCTGCCACAAGCGGTAGTCAGAAAACAGGGCATGAAAATAGATCAGGGAAGAGATTAACCAAAGTTTAA
- the LOC108197542 gene encoding uncharacterized protein LOC108197542 isoform X1 — protein MSTTRVLVPLNSKSFSSSAAPRPRFRPVFRDRTGSPANSSASLSFRQNFGCGCGCISSSIKINPVTVQKKIYRNFVVYSSMQPGTPIPSGNPSGTNWKGWVVGILLSMVLPFYRTKLTSFLALKKEVETVVDTAELVLDVVEKVVAEVVEIADVLEENLPQGAKLKNTIERVESVAREIGKDADLLEDLLQKVEKAEKEVGNMIEPVIDQINKEAGSQTIALKDLGEAPKSKL, from the exons ATGTCTACCACGAGAGTACTGGTGCCACTAAACTCAAAAAGCTTCTCTAGTTCTGCAGCTCCTCGGCCAAGATTTCGACCTGTTTTTCGTGATCGAACTGGAAGTCCAGCAAATTCATCAGCATCATTGAGTTTTAGGCAAAACTtcggttgtggttgtggttgtatATCGTCTTCCATCAAGATCAATCCAGTAACAGTTCAGAAGAAAATTTATAG gAATTTTGTTGTGTACAGTAGTATGCAGCCTGGAACACCTATTCCTTCCGGAAATCCTTCGGGCACTAACTG GAAAGGATGGGTGGTGGGGATATTACTATCCATGGTTCTACCATTTTACAGGACCAAGCTCACTTCTTTCTTGGCACTGAAAA AGGAGGTGGAAACAGTTGTGGACACTGCTGAATTAGTACTCGATGTGGTCGAAAAGGTGGTGGCGGAAGTGGTGGAAATTGCTGATGTTTTGGAGGAAAATCTGCCCCAAGGGGCAAAGTTGAAGAATACAATCGAAAGAGTTGAAAGTGTAGCTAGAGAAATTGGGAAAGATGCTGATCTACTGGAAGACCTGCTGCAGAAG GTAGAGAAGGCGGAGAAAGAAGTTGGAAATATGATAGAACCGGTCATTGATCAGATTAATAAAGAAGCTGGCAGTCAAACTATTGCCTTGAAGGATTTGGGAGAAGCCCCTAAATCAAAACTGTAA